A genomic window from Excalfactoria chinensis isolate bCotChi1 chromosome 18, bCotChi1.hap2, whole genome shotgun sequence includes:
- the LOC140260365 gene encoding ectonucleoside triphosphate diphosphohydrolase 8-like isoform X2, with the protein MRPVRPVLAVLAVLVTAALLLVLSANRDRPVRKKYGLVFDAGSTHTALYVYQWPADKENGTGIVSQVESCTVNGSGISSYADNPAEAGASLKPCLAKAMTIIPAEQQRETPTYLGATAGMRLLSKAIREYPVDFRGARILTGNEEGAFGWITVNYLLETLIKYSFTGKWTQPPVEDVVGALDLGGASTQITFLPGTAAGDENTRALLRLYGTNYSVYTHSYLCYGLKEVLKRLLASLHQDGLYAQQISQPCYPKGYQENITIAEIYDSPCVPIPSMLSPAQILTVTGAGNPALCRTAILKLFNFTCGANRTCGFDGVYQPPVRGQFFAFSAFYYNLHFLNLTEEPSLSSVNDTLWKFCSRNWMTLQKDFPTRNKTHLRDSCAAGSYILTLLLQGYKFDNGTWHNIHFRKQVSNVDVGWTLGYMLNLTNMIPSETPQKVVWLPKSRWIAATVILAITVLLIFCLIAAICYWKDSSGYESL; encoded by the exons ATGCGGCCCGTGCGCCCGGTGCTGGCCGTGCTGGCCGTGCTGGTGACCGCCGCGCTCCTCCTGGTGCTGAGCGCGAACCGGGACCGTCCCGTCAGGAAGAAA TACGGCCTGGTGTTCGACGCCGGCTCCACGCACACGGCTCTCTACGTCTACCAGTGGCCCGCAGACAAGGAGAACGGCACGGGCATCGTCTCCCAGGTGGAGTCCTGCACCGTGAATG GATCTGGCATTTCCAGCTATGCAGACAACCCCGCTGAGGCTGGAGCCAGCCTGAAGCCCTGCCTGGCCAAAGCCATGACAATcatccctgcagagcagcagcggGAGACACCCACCTACCTGGGGGCCACAGCGGGCATGCGGCTGCTGAG CAAGGCCATTCGTGAGTACCCTGTGGACTTCCGTGGAGCTCGGATCCTCACTGGGAATGAGGAGGGTGCCTTTGGCTGGATCACCGTCAACTACCTGCTGGAGACACTTATCAAG TACTCCTTCACAGGCAAGTGGACCCAGCCACCAGTGGAGGATGTTGTCGGAGCTCTGGACCTCGGTGGGGCTTCAACCCAGATCACATTTCTTCCTGGGACCGCAGCTGGTGACGAAAACACGAGAGCCCTCCTCAGGCTGTATGGGACCAACTATTCAGTTTACACCCACAGCTACCTCTGCTATGGGCTGAAGGAAGTCCTGAAGAGGCTCTTGGCATCTTTACACCAG GACGGCTTGTATGCCCAGCAGATATCACAGCCCTGCTACCCCAAGGGATACCAGGAGAACATCACCATAGCAGAGATCTATGACAGTCCCTGTGTCCCCATTCCAAGCatgctcagccctgcacagaTCCTCACGGTAACAGGGGCAGGGAACCCGGCGTTGTGCCGCACTGCCATCCTGAAGCTCTTCAACTTCACCTGCGGGGCCAACAGGACGTGTGGGTTCGACGGGGTCTATCAGCCGCCCGTGAGGGGACAGTTCTTT gctttttcagcattttattaCAACCTCCATTTCCTGAACCTGACTGAAGAGCCGTCCCTGAGTTCCGTTAATGACACTCTCTGGAAATTCTGCTCCAGAAACTGGATGACG CTGCAGAAGGACTTTCCCACCAGGAACAAGACCCACCTCCGTGACTCCTGTGCAGCCGGCTCCTACATCCTCACCCTCCTGCTGCAAGGCTACAAATTCGACAACGGGACGTGGCACAACATCCACTTCCGAAAGCAG GTCTCAAATGTGGATGTTGGCTGGACTCTGGGCTATATGCTCAATCTCACCAACATGATTCCCTCAGAGACCCCCCAGAAAGTTGTATGGCTCCCCAAAAGCAGATGGATAGCAGCCACAGTCATACTTGCCATCACAGTCCTTCTCATCTTCTGCCTGATCGCAGCCATATGCTACTGGAAGGACTCCTCTGGCTATGAGAGCCTCTAG
- the LOC140260365 gene encoding ectonucleoside triphosphate diphosphohydrolase 8-like isoform X1, protein MRPVRPVLAVLAVLVTAALLLVLSANRDRPVRKKYGLVFDAGSTHTALYVYQWPADKENGTGIVSQVESCTVNGSGISSYADNPAEAGASLKPCLAKAMTIIPAEQQRETPTYLGATAGMRLLREQNSTKAEQVFAEVSKAIREYPVDFRGARILTGNEEGAFGWITVNYLLETLIKYSFTGKWTQPPVEDVVGALDLGGASTQITFLPGTAAGDENTRALLRLYGTNYSVYTHSYLCYGLKEVLKRLLASLHQDGLYAQQISQPCYPKGYQENITIAEIYDSPCVPIPSMLSPAQILTVTGAGNPALCRTAILKLFNFTCGANRTCGFDGVYQPPVRGQFFAFSAFYYNLHFLNLTEEPSLSSVNDTLWKFCSRNWMTLQKDFPTRNKTHLRDSCAAGSYILTLLLQGYKFDNGTWHNIHFRKQVSNVDVGWTLGYMLNLTNMIPSETPQKVVWLPKSRWIAATVILAITVLLIFCLIAAICYWKDSSGYESL, encoded by the exons ATGCGGCCCGTGCGCCCGGTGCTGGCCGTGCTGGCCGTGCTGGTGACCGCCGCGCTCCTCCTGGTGCTGAGCGCGAACCGGGACCGTCCCGTCAGGAAGAAA TACGGCCTGGTGTTCGACGCCGGCTCCACGCACACGGCTCTCTACGTCTACCAGTGGCCCGCAGACAAGGAGAACGGCACGGGCATCGTCTCCCAGGTGGAGTCCTGCACCGTGAATG GATCTGGCATTTCCAGCTATGCAGACAACCCCGCTGAGGCTGGAGCCAGCCTGAAGCCCTGCCTGGCCAAAGCCATGACAATcatccctgcagagcagcagcggGAGACACCCACCTACCTGGGGGCCACAGCGGGCATGCGGCTGCTGAG GGAGCAGAACAGCACAAAAGCTGAGCAGGTCTTTGCTGAGGTCAGCAAGGCCATTCGTGAGTACCCTGTGGACTTCCGTGGAGCTCGGATCCTCACTGGGAATGAGGAGGGTGCCTTTGGCTGGATCACCGTCAACTACCTGCTGGAGACACTTATCAAG TACTCCTTCACAGGCAAGTGGACCCAGCCACCAGTGGAGGATGTTGTCGGAGCTCTGGACCTCGGTGGGGCTTCAACCCAGATCACATTTCTTCCTGGGACCGCAGCTGGTGACGAAAACACGAGAGCCCTCCTCAGGCTGTATGGGACCAACTATTCAGTTTACACCCACAGCTACCTCTGCTATGGGCTGAAGGAAGTCCTGAAGAGGCTCTTGGCATCTTTACACCAG GACGGCTTGTATGCCCAGCAGATATCACAGCCCTGCTACCCCAAGGGATACCAGGAGAACATCACCATAGCAGAGATCTATGACAGTCCCTGTGTCCCCATTCCAAGCatgctcagccctgcacagaTCCTCACGGTAACAGGGGCAGGGAACCCGGCGTTGTGCCGCACTGCCATCCTGAAGCTCTTCAACTTCACCTGCGGGGCCAACAGGACGTGTGGGTTCGACGGGGTCTATCAGCCGCCCGTGAGGGGACAGTTCTTT gctttttcagcattttattaCAACCTCCATTTCCTGAACCTGACTGAAGAGCCGTCCCTGAGTTCCGTTAATGACACTCTCTGGAAATTCTGCTCCAGAAACTGGATGACG CTGCAGAAGGACTTTCCCACCAGGAACAAGACCCACCTCCGTGACTCCTGTGCAGCCGGCTCCTACATCCTCACCCTCCTGCTGCAAGGCTACAAATTCGACAACGGGACGTGGCACAACATCCACTTCCGAAAGCAG GTCTCAAATGTGGATGTTGGCTGGACTCTGGGCTATATGCTCAATCTCACCAACATGATTCCCTCAGAGACCCCCCAGAAAGTTGTATGGCTCCCCAAAAGCAGATGGATAGCAGCCACAGTCATACTTGCCATCACAGTCCTTCTCATCTTCTGCCTGATCGCAGCCATATGCTACTGGAAGGACTCCTCTGGCTATGAGAGCCTCTAG